In the Balaenoptera musculus isolate JJ_BM4_2016_0621 chromosome 20, mBalMus1.pri.v3, whole genome shotgun sequence genome, GTGCAGCACCCCCTGCGGCCCGCTCGGACCGCCGCCCTTCCCCAACGGCCACCCAGGCCTCCTGAGCCCGGACCTCAGTGTGTGCGGCCAGCCCAGGGACGGCGGCGAGCTGGGCACCAGTGCCTCCCTGTTGAGTTCTCCGGCCTCTCCCGGCCCCGGGTCCCCTGCCCCACGAGACAGCATCTGCGCCGACCCCCCCGCCTTTCTGGATGCAGCCTCTGAAGCTCCGAGCGGCTTCCAACTCCCAGAAGCCTCCCTGGACCAGGcacctctcccctcttcccaggaGGCAGAGACAGCAGGAGGCAGGCTCACCAGGTTGGCCCACCAAGCCCGTGCCAGCCTCAGGTCAGCTCTCTGTAGCTTTTTGGACTCAGGAAATCCTGAGGATTCTGAGCCTGGGCCAGATGGGAAGAATATGCGGGAGTCCTGCTGTGACAGGGAACTGGtagggaggaggctggagagccCAGGTTTATCCAGCACGGGTAAGAAGAGGGCCACAGACCAGGACTCCGGTCGAGAGGCTGGGTCTCAGGAGGCTGTCCAGATAGAATACGGGGAGGCCCGTGGGTGCAAGGGTGGTATGGCACCTGGGAAAAGCAACAGGCCTGAGAGAACCGGGCCAAGCCGGAAAAGGAAGCATCAAGAGACAGCAGAAACCTCCCTCTGCCATCACCACCAGTTTAAAAAAggccaaaagatggaaaaagattcaTTCGTCACCCAGGACCTGACTCGTTTACAGAATGCCTGCTCTTGGACCAAAGCCAGGGCCTCCTTCGGCTTCCACAAGAAGAAGATGGTGACCGCCGTGTCAAAAGTGTGCAGCGTCTACACCATTGCCAGTTCTCTCTCTGAGTCCCTCATATCAGAATATTCAAACCTTCCTGTCACAAACAGAACAAACAGTGCCCTGGACCCTTGGCACTTTTCCTCCATGTATTTGCTCACCCCCTTAAAGACACTACATGCCACAGAAAAAAAGGCATCTGATGCAGAAAAGGTTTATGGGGAATGCAGTCAGGAGGGTCCTATCCCCTTCAGCGACTGCCTTTCCTCAGAAAAACTGGAATGCTGTGAGAAGATTGGGGAAGGGGTGTTTGGTGAAGTGTTTCAAACAGTTGCTAACCACACACCTGTAGCCCTAAAAATCATTGCTATTGAAGGACAGAAGTTAGTCAATGGAGCTCATCAGAAAACTTTTGAGGAAATCCTGCCAGAGATCATCATCTCCAAAGAGTTGAGCCTCTTGTCTGATGAGGTATGCAACCGTACAGAAGGCTTCATTGGGCTGAACTCGGTACACTGTGTTCAAGGATCTTACCCTCCCTTGCTCCTCCAGGCCTGGGATCGCTATAACTCAACCAAAGGGTCTGCAAATGACCGGCCTGACTTTTTTGAGGAAGACCAGCTCTTCATCGTGCTGGAATTTGAGTTTGGAGGGATCGACTTAGAGCAAATGAGAACGAAGCTGTCCTCCATCGCCACTGCAAAGAGCATTCTGCACCAGATCACCGCGTCCCTTGCCGTGGCAGAGGCATCGCTGAACTTTGAGCACCGAGACTTGCACTGGGGGAACGTGCTCTTAAAGAAAACCAGCCTCAAAGAGCTCCACTATACCCTCAATGGGAAGACGAGGTCCATCCCCACCCGAGGGCTACAGGTCAACATCATCGACTACACCCTGTCACGCTTGGAGCGGGACGGGATCGTGGTTTTCTGTGACATTTCCATGGACCAAGACCTGTTTACAGGAGAAGGTGACTACCAGTTTGAGATCTACAGGCTGATGAGGAAGGAAAACAACAACTGCTGGGACGAATATCACCCTTATAACAACGTGCTCTGGCTACACTACCTCACAGATAAGATCCTGAAACAAATGACCTTCAAGACCAAAGGTAACACCCCTTCCTTGAAGCAAATGAGGAGAAAGATCAAGCATTTCCATCAGACTATGTTGAACTTCAGCTCTGCCACAGACCTGCTCTGCCAGCACAGTCTGTTTAAGTAAGCTGGGGTTGCTGACCGCCCCCAAAGGAGAGGGCACAGGTCTGGAAGCCCCTGATGCTGTTTTTAACCTCTATCCCCACAGCAGGGTGGGATTCCTGTTCTTACAGGTTTCCAATCAGCTTTTCAAACAAGAATTTTGTTTCCAAGTGGAAgctgaaatgtttgttgaaatgtttaaacttaacaaatattctttaaaaataaactatacatGAGAACAAGTGTTTACAACTGAAAAGCCCTCTTTCTGTCAGCAGACTCCGTTTTGTAAATTCCtttccacattttcctttttgagCCTTGACACTTTATGTAGcctgagcaggaaaaaaaaaggaacgccCAAGGCCTCAGCTGTCACACTGATCAGAGCCTGTCGCTGTAGGTGTTGTAAGGCTGGCTTTGACAGACGAGCCAACTGAGAGCAAAGAGGCTGTAGCGGAGCAGAGTCCTGGCAGACAGACTGCAAGGCAAGCGGGAAGGAAGATGGTAGGCAGTTTATAGGGGGACATGCGAGAAATGCCACATGTTTATCAAGCTCATTTGCCAGGCACAAAGAGAAGCAGAATTTATCGATgattttcaaatggaaaataaatttctccatGGCTACTCAAAAGGTttgaattttgcttattttttcatcAAGGGAAGAAAAACTGGAATGTCACTTTAAGGGCTGAGTGGTTAATATTCCTTGTGAACATGACTTTGGTAATTTACGCCTAAAATGTGTTCCCAGGTTAACTAATCTTTTTCTACTCCTTTTCTAGAGTTCTAGTTTTTATACCTTTGAGAATCCACAGTCACTCTGGAAAGAGATGTGATGGTGATATAGAACCGCCTCTATGTACCTGAGTCTTGGTCAGGTTCTTCACTCTTATGACCTGGAAACCTTGTAATTTAACTGGAACACAAATTTGCAGCTGGAACTCGGCTCCAAAGAGGTTCTCCCCATGTATCTGCAAAATAAATCAGAGTGGGAAGTCACGGCTGGTGTTGCTTTGCCACCTGTGGCTTTGCAATGACAAGCACGGCACTTACATTGAAGAGGAACTCTTTGTGGTGGGAAAGCCCCTGGCTTGTGTTCATGTACGTCACTGATGGTCTGCATTTGAGAGGACATGGGTTAGGCCTCAAGGCccctttctcattttaaaaaacctcagTGCTACCAATTGGATACACTAGGACAGAGGGCACCTGATCCTTAATAGGGATCAAAGATGAATATCAAAATGTAAGGTGGTGGTAGGGCAGGTGGGATCAGGTTAGAATATTCGAATTCTGTATATTTGGGCTGGTTCTGTATCTAATTATAATGCCTTAGCGTGGCcttacttttttccttcctttcttcccaatCCCATagcccctctcttccctccttagCATCACATCAGTTCCCTTTTGTATCAAGACCAGTTGGCACTGCTCCTCCTTTGATTATGACCATGGGGTTTCTAGGACCCAACTGTTAGTGCCCTAGACATCATTGGGCGCCGGGGTTCTAAGCAGCCTCCTCTCAGGGAAGGGCAATGCCCACATCTACCCTGACCACAAGTTCCACCCACAAGAGAAAATGCCTGAAGCTGTCCCGCAGGTGTGGGCCCCTTGGAAGTACTTACTTGGGAAGAACTGCAATGAAGGCATGTTTGAAATGAAGGCTGTGGGTCTTACTGACCAAAGACCTTCTTTCATTGGAACTAGGAAATAAGAATGTCAGTTTATAGCACACCTGCTTTGTACACATGGCTTCTTACCTTGGCTTCCTGGGATCACTGGGGGTCAGATAGAAAAGACTCTGGGAGATAAGCAATTAGAGTGCAGAAGACGCTCCAGAAGACCATACTTagagaaactgattttaaaagggtttctcaaccttgataatattgacatttggggccagataagtCTTTGTGAGAGGCTGTTCTGtatattgtaggatgtttagcaacgttccaggcctctacccactagatgccagtagcacccgcCCCAAGTGGTGCCAGTCAAAAGTGTCTTCAGGCGTTGCCCCTGGGGGCAGAATCACCCCTGTTTGGGAATTTTCCCAACACCGTACCCGACTCTACCCCAAACACAGAGGTTTTGCAGAAGACAGAGCTTCTCCGAAGTTAAATGAACCAGAATTAGAGCTCCAGTCCAAAGCTCATTCTTCCAGACCATACCATAGTTTTACTTTGTCagtaaaagaacattttaaatatcttcgGTAACAAGAAGGGAAAGCCAAGTCACAGCAGGGACACACATGCCTTCTCAGGGCTCACTGAGGTTCCCCTTCCTGGGCAGTGAGGGAGGCAGAGCTATTACGCACGCACATGGGAGGGAGGCTTCCTGCAGGGCCACAGGCTGGGCCTGCTGTGACCCAGGCGTTACTTACTTGGTGACTGTCACAGTGATGTCGGCTGTCCTGTCTGGAAAGGCACTCTCCTCCAGCTGCCAAACTAATGAAAAGTTTGcctgtttaaacaaacaaaaaaggtcaCTTGATTCCCCTTTATACCACTCACAACTCAAACTGCTTCCTACTAACTAAACAGACCTGGGAAACATAATTCATACTCCTCATGTTCTTGTAGCACAGCAAGCTTCAAGGTCCGTTATTCCACGTTAAGCCTCACAATGTCAAGATGGAGTAAGTGGGGCAGACAGGATTATTCCCCTTTACAGTTGAGGAAGCTGCTTCAGAGATTTCCCACAGCACAGAGATTATCAGTGGCAGATCAGGGACTCATAACTTCGGGTCTGATGCTCCTTCCATACTGCCCCCAGCTTCACTCTGCTGTACTGGGGTGCGTCAACCATTTATCTGTGGCTGtatccctcacccccaccactcCCTACTTTCAGAGCACACTTGGCCGCTCTGAGCACTCTAAGGGTGGAGACCGCAACTGAGATTCTAATGAGACTGGGAAGTAGAAGACACCAATCCCAGGGTAGTGAGAAGAGTCAGCCAatcaaaacagactcacagatgacCTCTTGAGTATGGGGTGACCGATCTTGCAGTTCATGACCAGGACAGAAGCAGCTGGTTTAGGGTCATCGCACTGAATGTTTGGAGAAGGAGGCTGTTAACATAAAAgacgtttttgttttgttttgtttttgacattgattttaaaaggcaaaaaaaggagCAGTTTCCTTACACCAATTCAACATGCCAGACGCCCTGCCAGGAGCCAGGGACACAAATAAATTAGACTTTGTCCTTGTCTCCCTCACAAGCTGGGCAGAAGGGCTCAATACTAGATGGTTGAGGAATTTAAATACAAGGCCTAAGGAGTGGTTCTGTGAGAGCAGTACAGAGAAAAGCAGTAGAGAAAGATGAGGTCCAACCAGGAGGATTCAAAGTCTTCATGGGAAAGGAGACATTTGAACTGGGCCTTGGACCAATGCAGATTTCATGTACTGAGCCAGGCAGGAGGGCCAGCATGAGCCCAAGCACTGCCATGCAGCCTTTTTCAGCCACGGTTCCTCATCCAGACCACTGAATACAGAAAATGACTTgagtcattttcttaatttcttaactattttcttaattctccCAAGGATGTTGCATCTAGTTCCATTCTAGATGCTTAGGAGATCATGGCATTCTTCTCATGTATTGGACGCTGTCTTAGCCCAAATAGCCTCAGACCACTAGGGACACACTCGTAGGATGACGAAGCCAGGTTTGTTGGCTCATTACAATGAGGAAAACTGCACTGTGGTGTATCTCaccaaacaaaggaaaagatagtTATTAAAGGATTCTGGGGAAAGGTGGAATTCGGGGAAAATGTAAACAAAGCAGTGTTTTGATAGGCCCAAAACAAAGCAGGGCTGTGTGTAAAAGGGCCACTCAGCATCAGGTCTGGACTGCAAAGTGGACTCAGGTACCCATTTCCTTGGAAACTATTAAGGTGAATGTGAAAAGTTATGTCCAGAAACATTTTATCTGAAGCTCCAAGCCTCAGATGGAAAATGACAGTGCTTCTCTTTGTCAAAGTGGCTTAGACTCTCCAGGCAAGAGTAAGATGGTTTCATAATTACAGATAAAACTTCAAACAGCAAAGTTGCTGACTGCCTATGATTTTAGGGAACAAAATTTCTCAGTGTTACAATACTTTACAGCTGCAGGGTGTCCTTGGGAGAAATACTGTTTCCTAGTATCTTGCAGCTGGTTTTGAGTCTGTGCTCCCAAGCTGATGAAAGGCTGAGCAGACTCTTACTTTCCAGTCCAAGCTACTTTATTAGAGATTATTTCTCTCTCAGAACTCTAGTTAAGAAAGGCTGCAaggggacttccctcatggcgcagtggttaagaatccacctgccaatcaatgcaggggacacgggttcgagccctggtccgggaagatcccacatgccacggagcaacaaatcccgtgtgccacaactgctgagcctgcgctctagagcacgcgagccacaactactgagcccgcgtgccacaatgactgaagcccgcgcacctagagcccagctccgcaacaagagaagccaccgcaatgagaagaccacacaccgcacgaagagtagcccccgctcgccacaactagagaaagcccgcgcgcagcaacgaagacccaatgcagccaaaaatgaataaataaaataaataaatttatttaaaaaaaaaaaaaagaaaggctgcaAGCAAAAGGAGTGATTGGGCAGCAAAATAGCACCattgaagatttttaaagcagAGAATGACATGATTGGATCCACGGCATATAGTTGGATTAGAGGGGGTATCCATCTAGTTAATAATCATTTACTGGATGGACCAGGGTGAGGCCGGAGGCATAGTTAGGaggttgctgtaacaaagcaaGTATGCCGGAAGGGAAAGCCACGAGCAGTGTGGTTCCCAAACTACTGTCATAGTTACCTTTTGTATCCTCTTAAACTGCAAGTTTCTGGGGTAATTCAAAGCCATGCTTGTCATGTAGGAATCTTCCCCAGAGTTAATTAGGCTAATGTTCATGCTCAGCTCCTTTGTGAGACCCACCACCAATTCCTGCCTGCACAGGGTAGGCAAATAGATAAATGTTACCAGTTTAATCTGTACAAACCTCAGTGCAATACAACAGCACCTTTTTAACTAACTTCTTAGATAAATTGCTTAAAGGATACATTTAGCCTAGATTTTCTTCCCCTCAACATAAGCAAACATCTGGACTGCCATACCTCAGCTGCTGTGTGACATGACCACTTATGTAATGTTTACCATGTGTCAAGGACTGTGTTAAATGCTTCACACGCTCAGTCAATCCTCGTAATAACCCTATGAAATAGTACGGTTGCTCTCTGTTCTATAGAGAAGGGAACAGAAGCCAAGGGAGGCTAACTAGCTTGCCTGAGGTCCAGCAGCCTCAAAAGGGAGTTGGGAGAAGTGGATCTAAATCCTCTTTCTACCACCAATGCACTGTGACCCTAGGCAACGTACTTCGTGACACAAATTCATCCATCTCACATACATTTACAGAAGActttctctgtgccagacacCCTGCTCGACATGGGAGAAACAGCACGCTGGGGGACAGACGCTGCCCCTGCCCCGGTCTTGGCCTCGGCCTTCCCACCCACAAAATCATCCCGGCCCTTCCAATTTAAAGGCTGTGGGTTAAAACATGAATCTGTTCAGCCTGGAGAAGACTTGGGGACATGTAAGTGCTTCTTTCCATCCGCTGAGGCACCATGGGGCCCCTCAGTAATTGAGACCTACAGGGAAACATattaacaacaaagaaaactttcTAACCCTCTGAAAGGTTCAAAGATGGAACGTGCAGCTCTCGAGAGTAATGTGACCTGTGTCTtgctgtgttgtttttgtttttatcacagCTGAGAAAAGGATAGATTTGAGGGCTTGagggggcagaggcagagcctgTTTGGGAGATGATACAGGCCTGAAATCAGACAGTAgtagtggggatggggagggggtagaAACCAGAGGTGATAAGGCCGTGCTTGCAAGCaacacaaaaaagagagaggagtcGAGGATGCCTCCTGAGTTTCCAGCTTGGATGACCGAGTGGGGCTAGTCATGAGGGGGAGAACACAGGGGGAAGACCAGAGGGCGGAAGTTGATCAGATGGGTTCAGTCCAGGGCATGATGAGAGGTTCCCAGAGGATAGGAAGGCAGAGATGTTGAAATGTCAGTAAGGTATCCTGTTCTAGAGCCCAGGAGAGAGATCTGAGAGTCACTGGAATATTTACCAGGGGTTCTCAACCTGAGGGCCGGGGCAGTTTCAGAGGGCCCCAAATGCAAACACCAATGTATGCAAGTGTGATCTTTTAGGGAGAAAGCTCTGTAGTCTCCCTTAGATTCTTTAGGAGATCCACGTCCACAAAAAAGGTCAAAACCATTGAGACATTTGGATGCTAAGGATTAGGTTCaatacttttgaaaaaagaagagactgCTGGCTGTGAACACTAGGGGGTGATGTAGGGCCAGCTGTTTCACTGTCTACTTCACAAGGACGTGGCTGGGCCGGCTTTCTTGGCTGTAATTAATTCCGTTAGAAACAACTGCGTCTCCTTGTTAGGCTGGCTTCCAAAGCACCCAAAAGCCTTGAATTGGATCCTTAGTGACTGAGAGGGGCAGCGCTAAGCCATCCACATCTGAAACGCCAGTCCTGCAAATGTCTATGAGAAGGCTTACCAGGACTCAGAGAACAGTGCTCTTCCCCAGAGATGCCAACTCCGGCCAACTGGCCATCAGTGCCATGTTACACACACAGCACTAGGAGTCAGGGAAGGCATTTTAAGACCATCACATGTCCAAAGCCAAACTCATgatctcttcctccccaccctgccttccAAAACAATTCTTCCAAAAGCTGCCCTAATTCAGTTCTTGACATCACCATCATTCTAGAATGCAGTGTGGTCCAACAGAACTTCGGCAGTAATGAAAATGACCTATTCTGTGCTGTTCAATACCACTAGCCATATGCGGATACTGAGCACATGAAATGGGCCTAGTGCAACTAAGgaactaaaatttaattttaattaatttcaatttgaATAACCAAGTGTGACCAGAGCCTattgtattggacagcacagttctaGATGCTCAGGCTGAAGTGTTGAAAGACTTCTTAgacccctctctttctctcactccccACATCCAATCTGTCATCCAATCCTGTGGGCTCTAACTTCAAAATATAACCACCTTCATTGCTACCACCCTGGCCTAAGTCACATCACTTCTCACCCGAGTTACTACAATAGCTCCCTACTATTGCCGCGCCTCCTCCAGTGTAGGAGCCTACAGTCTACTCTCAACACAGCAGCAAGAATGATCCTGTTAAAGTGCACGGTCACGTCATTCCTCTGACTTCTCAGCTTGCGGTAAAAGTCCTCATGGAGATGCAGCCACGTATGACCTTTCCTCCCCTCACGTgacctctccctccctcatctACTGCAACTATGCTGGTGTCCTGGCTCTTCCTCCCATCTCCAGGGCATTTGCAGGTGCTCTTCCTTCAGACACCTGCAGAGTTCATTCCTCCACCTCCTCTTGCATGCacccaaatgtcaccttctccatgAGCATTCTCCTGACCACTCTATTTAAAACTGCCACCCCACCTCGCCCCGGcattccctcccaccttccctgccttctttctcttcataGTATTGATACATCTCATCAACACAAAGTTGACTTATTTATTATCTTCTCCCCCTAAAAGCACCAGGAGGGCCGGGATTTTTGTGTGTTGCTTACTGATATATCTCTAGCACCTAGAGTGCTGGGCACAGAGGAGATGTTCCATAAATATGCAATGAATTAAGTAATTTGGTTAAGAAGTGAGCCAGGGAAGAGGTTACCTCTAACTGAGGTGGTCCTAGGAGTGAGAGACACTGAGTTACGAAAATAGCGTTGTCCGGGATGTCCAGAGACCTGGGTGTAAGTTCACCCAATGATCATGTGACCCCACACAGGCCCTCAACTACTGAGTCTGTTGcctaatctataaaataggaatacaaatttctgtctttcctccctccttggGTGCGTGGGGAAGCAAGAGATAATAAGTGCAGAAGCCCTTTGTGGGCcatgaggggaaaggggaggaagtgAGCGATCCGTCCTGGTGAGGGGTTTGCCCAGGTAAGCCTTCAGGAGGAAGTTAACTGCAGAAACCGTGACGACTGGATTCAACTCACTGAGAGAGGGTGGTGGCCAACTGTAGCTCAGCGACACAAAACAGCTTATTCTTGCAGGCCTTCTCGTAGGGCAGCTGTAACCAGACAGAGAGGGGCAGGATCAGCCCAGGGACCCCGCCATCCCCGCCTTGCTTCATGATCTTCTCCTTAGGACATTCCTGTCCCTCCTGCTGACTCTGAGAAGTGCAGGTAAAGGTTGACAGGCTGGGGCTGTGTCCACATGGCCATGAGAGCTGTGATtgtgacattccttggcttgtcaGGAATGGGGATGTGCTTGGTCCTACAACATAGGTACCATGCGTCAGGCCACTGGCCAAGGTCAAAAATGGGGTGACCTTTGTGAAACGGTGGGAGTGCCTGTCACTTTCATATTATGCTAATTAAGCAGCAACACTCACAACTCACTATTTTGAACATTTGGGGGAGGAAAACCCAGGTGAAGAAAAGCTTCCTTAGTCCCCTTAAGTAGAGCAGCAACAGCAGGGGACAAAAGGGGGTACATAACCAAATATTGTCAAGGTCCAGTCCCGTGAGGTCCTGTACCCCCATGGCTAGTCTTCTCTGTAGGTTAAATATTCCCCCTTGCAATCTTGCCTACACCAAACAAATTCAGAAAGTCGCACTGGGTCCAAAAGGCCCAGTCAAGGTTGAAAAGCTCCAGCTCAGGCTGAAAAATCAAGTTTTCTAAAGGAGCTGGtctattttttattctgaagGAACCACAGCCAGCTCTCTAACTGGGGAATCTCTGCATTTATCTTCCCAGCAGCCAGTGACCATCGCAGCAGCTTTATTAAACAGCAGCAAGGACTGTTTCCAGCAAGGACCTGGAGCTAGAGTGGGAGTCCAGAGCTAGAAAGAAAACCTTCTGCTTCCCAGAGAAGGGAGATGCAGTTCGCAGAAGTCAGAGCTTGGAGCTCTATCTGACTGGGTCAACAATTGGGGGCAGgcttttttagttttgtttttaatacagcCAAGCAGCCTGCTCTCTTTCAGCAGGATTACAACACCCTAAGCTCCCAGCTAGAACTCATTCTCTGGAAACATCTATGTGCCTAACCTAACACCAAATCATTTCTCCTCATCCATTTTATCAgtgggataatttttttaaaatctctttgccAAACCATC is a window encoding:
- the HASPIN gene encoding serine/threonine-protein kinase haspin, with the translated sequence MAASLPRPGSRLFRTYGVAGGGGPRRRPGQAAVQWFPPQDRKRFFSSSSSDASGGGPSKSVVSDDPDDPDFRGSPVGQRRRRAGGRLSKDRPSLIATPRRLRLRARCPQKCSTPCGPLGPPPFPNGHPGLLSPDLSVCGQPRDGGELGTSASLLSSPASPGPGSPAPRDSICADPPAFLDAASEAPSGFQLPEASLDQAPLPSSQEAETAGGRLTRLAHQARASLRSALCSFLDSGNPEDSEPGPDGKNMRESCCDRELVGRRLESPGLSSTGKKRATDQDSGREAGSQEAVQIEYGEARGCKGGMAPGKSNRPERTGPSRKRKHQETAETSLCHHHQFKKGQKMEKDSFVTQDLTRLQNACSWTKARASFGFHKKKMVTAVSKVCSVYTIASSLSESLISEYSNLPVTNRTNSALDPWHFSSMYLLTPLKTLHATEKKASDAEKVYGECSQEGPIPFSDCLSSEKLECCEKIGEGVFGEVFQTVANHTPVALKIIAIEGQKLVNGAHQKTFEEILPEIIISKELSLLSDEVCNRTEGFIGLNSVHCVQGSYPPLLLQAWDRYNSTKGSANDRPDFFEEDQLFIVLEFEFGGIDLEQMRTKLSSIATAKSILHQITASLAVAEASLNFEHRDLHWGNVLLKKTSLKELHYTLNGKTRSIPTRGLQVNIIDYTLSRLERDGIVVFCDISMDQDLFTGEGDYQFEIYRLMRKENNNCWDEYHPYNNVLWLHYLTDKILKQMTFKTKGNTPSLKQMRRKIKHFHQTMLNFSSATDLLCQHSLFK